One Coleofasciculus sp. FACHB-T130 genomic region harbors:
- a CDS encoding ferredoxin--nitrite reductase gives MTNVTTPTEAIKATKPTEKLNKIEKAKAVKHPLLLKQELEHFAEIGWEAMDDFDRNQGLKWLGFFHRTVTPGKFMMRMRIPNGILTSTQMRVLAEIVQRYCTGSGFQNQGNADITTRQNFQLRGIRIEDIPEIFNRLLKAGLTCIQSGMDNVRNITGSPVAGIDAAELIDTRGIVRSLQDMITNNGEGNPELSNLPRKFNIAVAGGRDNSVHAEINDLAFIPAYKNHTIGFNVIVGGYFAPNQYVEAIPLDVWIPPEEAVSLSKAMLEVFRDNGPRENRLKSRIMYLIEGWGVEKFRAEVEKQLGHSLESAAEKDEIDWDKRDHIGVYPQKQPGLNYVGLHVPVGRLYAHEMFELARMAEVYGGGEIRLTVEQNLIIPNIPDTRLSPFLEEPLLQERLSIDPAILNRGLVSCTGSEFCGFALIETKNRALALIQELEEELIQPHPVRIHWTGCPNSCGQPQVADIGFIGTKTRKDGQTVEAVDIWMGGKVGKDAHLGKEIMKKVPCEDLKSVVRDLLIEHFGAIPKQPQEKLEAEIAVSR, from the coding sequence AAGCCTACAGAAAAACTAAATAAGATTGAAAAAGCCAAAGCTGTAAAACATCCCCTATTGCTGAAGCAAGAACTGGAGCATTTTGCAGAAATTGGCTGGGAGGCGATGGACGACTTTGACCGGAACCAAGGGCTAAAGTGGTTGGGTTTTTTCCATCGCACGGTGACACCCGGCAAGTTCATGATGCGAATGCGGATACCCAACGGCATTTTGACCAGCACTCAGATGCGAGTACTGGCTGAAATCGTGCAACGCTACTGCACGGGTTCGGGATTTCAAAACCAGGGAAATGCCGACATTACCACCCGACAAAATTTCCAATTGCGAGGGATTCGGATTGAGGATATCCCAGAGATATTCAACCGTTTGTTAAAAGCCGGTCTGACTTGCATTCAATCGGGAATGGACAACGTTCGGAACATCACGGGTTCGCCAGTTGCAGGCATTGATGCGGCTGAATTAATTGATACGCGGGGGATCGTCCGCAGCCTTCAGGACATGATTACCAATAACGGTGAGGGCAATCCCGAACTCAGCAACCTACCCCGAAAATTTAACATTGCCGTTGCCGGGGGTCGGGACAACTCCGTTCATGCCGAAATCAACGACCTTGCCTTTATCCCCGCATACAAAAACCACACCATTGGATTTAACGTCATCGTCGGCGGCTACTTTGCGCCGAATCAGTATGTAGAAGCCATTCCTCTCGATGTTTGGATTCCTCCTGAAGAGGCTGTCTCTTTAAGTAAGGCAATGCTGGAGGTTTTCCGGGATAATGGTCCCCGCGAGAATCGGCTAAAGTCCCGGATTATGTACCTGATTGAGGGCTGGGGCGTTGAAAAGTTTCGGGCGGAAGTCGAAAAACAACTAGGGCATTCGCTGGAATCGGCGGCTGAAAAAGATGAAATTGACTGGGACAAGCGCGACCATATTGGCGTTTATCCTCAAAAGCAACCCGGACTGAACTACGTCGGTTTGCACGTCCCTGTCGGTCGCTTGTATGCCCATGAAATGTTTGAACTTGCGCGAATGGCGGAAGTTTATGGCGGCGGGGAGATTCGTCTGACTGTCGAACAAAATTTGATTATCCCCAATATCCCCGACACGCGCTTAAGTCCCTTCTTAGAAGAACCACTGCTTCAAGAACGGTTGTCTATCGATCCAGCCATCTTGAATCGGGGGCTAGTTTCTTGCACAGGTAGCGAGTTTTGCGGCTTTGCGCTGATTGAAACGAAAAACCGGGCGCTTGCCTTGATTCAGGAACTGGAGGAAGAGTTAATTCAACCGCATCCGGTTCGCATTCACTGGACAGGTTGCCCAAATTCCTGCGGTCAACCACAAGTTGCAGATATTGGCTTCATCGGTACAAAGACGCGCAAAGATGGTCAAACCGTAGAAGCGGTGGATATTTGGATGGGTGGCAAGGTCGGGAAAGATGCACACCTTGGCAAAGAGATTATGAAAAAGGTTCCTTGCGAGGATCTCAAGTCAGTGGTGAGAGACTTGCTAATCGAACATTTTGGGGCAATCCCCAAGCAGCCACAAGAAAAGCTAGAAGCAGAGATTGCCGTTAGTCGTTAG
- a CDS encoding nitrate reductase, with translation MSDSTKTLCPYCGVGCGLEVSPPAAANRETNRDSQGNPIWKVRGDRSHPSSQGMVCVKGATVSESIDKNRLLYPMMRDSLDAPFRRASWEEALDAIVSRMGSILNSTGPDALCLYGSGQFLTEDYYLAQKLFKGILGTNNFDTNSRLCMSSATAAYFYSLGSDGPPCCYEDLELTDCAFIIGSNTAECHPIIFNRLRKHHKQNHHVKMIVVDPRRTTTAEAADLHLAIRPGTDIDLLNGIAHLLLRWGKMNVEFIEDCTAGFSTYAEVIQHYPPEAVAERCGISVDELITVAKMWADSNRVLSMWTMGLNQSSEGTAKVSSLINLHLITGQIGKPGSGPFSLTGQPNAMGGREVGGLAHLLPGYRLVKDNQQRTEVEQFWKLPAGKISPVPGRSAWEIITGLETGEVEFLWIAATNPAVSMPDLERTKAALKRSPFTVYQDAYYPTETAAFAHVLLPAAQWGEKTGTMTNSERVVTLCPAFRKALGEARADWEIFAEVGRRLGYPEQFAYTHSSEIYDEFVQLTRDRLCDQTGISHERLKKEGPIQWPEPLKKEKLNIKKEPGKSSHSTPKRLYTDLRFSTPDGRARFVAKHSRGLAEPPDPNFPFVLTTGRLYGHWHTQTRTGRIAKIRQMHPQPFIEIHPRDAAKLAIQENDWVEVRSRRGTSRFPAKVTQTISPGTVFVPIHWGDLWADDAEANTLTHSASCPDSLQPELKACAVQLVPIAAHLISEECLLPETQSKALSSPLPV, from the coding sequence ATGAGTGACTCAACAAAAACCCTCTGCCCCTACTGTGGCGTTGGCTGTGGCTTAGAAGTTTCGCCGCCTGCGGCTGCAAATCGGGAGACCAATCGAGATAGTCAAGGAAATCCGATCTGGAAAGTGCGAGGCGATCGCTCTCATCCCTCCAGTCAAGGTATGGTATGTGTCAAAGGAGCGACGGTTTCAGAATCGATTGATAAAAACCGTCTCCTCTACCCGATGATGCGCGACTCTTTGGATGCACCCTTCCGTCGCGCTTCCTGGGAGGAAGCCTTAGATGCAATTGTCAGTCGCATGGGTTCCATCCTGAACTCCACTGGCCCAGATGCCTTATGTCTCTATGGTTCGGGTCAGTTCCTGACGGAAGACTACTACCTTGCCCAAAAGCTTTTTAAAGGAATCTTGGGCACGAATAACTTTGATACCAACTCGCGCCTGTGTATGTCTTCCGCCACGGCGGCGTATTTTTACAGCCTGGGTTCGGATGGTCCGCCTTGTTGCTACGAAGATTTAGAACTCACCGACTGTGCGTTTATCATCGGTAGCAACACCGCAGAGTGTCACCCGATTATCTTCAATCGGCTGCGGAAACACCATAAACAGAACCATCACGTCAAAATGATTGTGGTCGATCCGCGTCGCACCACCACCGCCGAAGCAGCTGATTTGCATCTAGCCATTCGACCCGGTACGGATATCGATTTACTCAATGGCATCGCTCATTTGCTTCTACGATGGGGCAAGATGAATGTTGAATTCATTGAGGATTGCACCGCAGGCTTTTCCACCTACGCTGAGGTGATTCAACACTATCCACCGGAAGCGGTCGCCGAACGCTGCGGCATTTCCGTAGATGAGTTGATAACCGTTGCCAAAATGTGGGCTGATTCTAACCGAGTCCTCTCTATGTGGACGATGGGTTTGAACCAATCTTCCGAAGGAACTGCGAAAGTCTCCAGCTTGATCAACTTGCACCTGATAACGGGTCAAATTGGCAAACCCGGAAGCGGCCCTTTTTCCCTGACGGGTCAACCCAACGCGATGGGGGGACGGGAAGTAGGGGGTTTGGCTCATTTGTTGCCCGGATATCGTTTAGTCAAGGATAACCAGCAGAGAACCGAAGTTGAGCAGTTTTGGAAGCTTCCCGCTGGGAAGATTTCGCCGGTTCCCGGTCGCAGCGCTTGGGAAATTATCACCGGACTAGAGACGGGAGAGGTAGAGTTTCTCTGGATTGCAGCGACGAACCCGGCGGTAAGTATGCCAGACCTGGAACGAACGAAAGCGGCGCTAAAGCGATCGCCTTTTACGGTCTATCAAGACGCCTACTATCCCACGGAAACCGCTGCTTTTGCTCACGTTCTACTCCCGGCGGCGCAGTGGGGCGAAAAAACGGGGACGATGACAAACTCTGAAAGAGTCGTCACCCTGTGTCCAGCTTTCCGCAAAGCTTTGGGGGAGGCGAGGGCAGATTGGGAAATCTTTGCAGAAGTGGGTCGTCGGTTGGGATATCCCGAACAGTTTGCTTATACTCACTCATCGGAAATTTATGATGAATTTGTGCAGCTAACCCGCGATCGCCTCTGCGACCAAACGGGCATTAGTCACGAACGTTTGAAAAAAGAAGGCCCGATTCAATGGCCCGAACCCCTTAAAAAGGAAAAATTAAACATTAAAAAGGAACCGGGAAAATCTTCCCACAGCACTCCTAAAAGGCTTTACACTGACTTGCGCTTCTCGACACCGGATGGACGGGCGCGTTTTGTTGCCAAGCACTCGCGGGGACTCGCAGAACCCCCCGATCCAAACTTCCCCTTTGTGCTGACGACGGGCAGGCTGTACGGGCACTGGCACACGCAAACTCGTACCGGACGGATTGCAAAAATCCGCCAAATGCATCCGCAACCGTTCATTGAGATTCATCCCCGCGATGCTGCGAAGTTGGCGATTCAGGAGAATGACTGGGTGGAAGTGCGAAGCCGTCGCGGAACTTCTCGATTCCCAGCCAAAGTCACTCAGACGATTTCTCCCGGTACAGTTTTT